Proteins from a single region of Bacteroidota bacterium:
- a CDS encoding amidohydrolase → MMQLLFLLLGFTNAIEKTTVDFILYNGKIYTVDESFSIQTAVAINGDKIVATGNDAEIQQLYSAKNTIDLKGKSVYPGFIDAHCHFLGYGRNLMYSNLRNASSFDEILERLKTFDPTATNGWIIGRGWDQNLWTEKVFPDCKVLDSLFPNNPVYLIRIDGHAVLANTYALNLAGINNATNVNGGLVVTENNKCTGLLIDNAITPLQNLLPVNDPAFIQTALLRAQDSCFSVGLTSVQDAGLEKIEIDEIQHLQDAEKLKMRIYAMLSSKKETLDYYFSRDQIHTDYLFIGAVKYYMDGALGSRGAALLEPYSDDPDNSGLLFYTYDSLKAAAEIVHEMNYQMCTHAIGDAANRMVLNVYADVLLSTNDRRWRIEHCQIVNPDAWKFLRSMI, encoded by the coding sequence ATGATGCAATTACTTTTTTTGCTTTTAGGGTTTACAAATGCTATTGAAAAAACAACTGTTGATTTTATTTTATACAACGGAAAAATTTATACCGTTGACGAATCTTTTTCTATTCAAACTGCAGTTGCAATTAATGGAGATAAAATTGTAGCAACAGGAAATGATGCAGAAATTCAACAACTATATTCTGCAAAAAATACAATTGATTTAAAAGGTAAATCTGTATATCCCGGTTTCATTGATGCGCATTGTCATTTTCTCGGCTATGGTAGAAATTTGATGTATTCAAATCTGCGCAATGCTTCCTCCTTCGATGAAATTTTAGAGCGATTAAAAACATTTGATCCAACAGCAACCAATGGATGGATTATCGGCAGAGGTTGGGATCAGAATTTATGGACCGAAAAAGTATTTCCTGATTGCAAAGTATTGGATAGTTTATTCCCAAATAATCCGGTGTATTTAATTCGCATTGATGGACATGCGGTGCTTGCAAATACATATGCATTAAATCTTGCAGGAATAAATAATGCAACAAATGTGAATGGTGGATTAGTGGTTACTGAAAATAATAAGTGTACAGGTTTATTGATTGACAATGCGATAACTCCGCTTCAGAATTTATTGCCGGTAAATGATCCTGCTTTTATTCAAACGGCATTGTTGCGTGCGCAGGATAGTTGTTTTAGTGTAGGATTAACTTCTGTTCAGGATGCAGGTCTGGAGAAAATTGAAATTGATGAAATTCAACATTTGCAAGATGCAGAAAAATTGAAGATGCGTATTTATGCAATGCTTTCTTCAAAAAAAGAAACACTTGATTATTATTTTTCACGAGATCAAATTCATACCGATTATTTATTTATTGGAGCAGTAAAATATTATATGGATGGTGCATTAGGTTCAAGAGGTGCTGCTTTATTAGAACCCTATTCGGATGATCCTGATAATAGTGGTTTATTATTTTATACTTACGACTCATTAAAAGCTGCTGCGGAAATTGTGCATGAAATGAATTATCAGATGTGTACACATGCTATTGGTGATGCCGCAAATCGTATGGTGTTAAATGTGTATGCAGATGTATTATTAAGTACAAATGACAGAAGATGGAGAATAGAACATTGCCAGATAGTAAATCCCGACGCCTGGAAATTTTTAAGAAGTATGATATAA
- a CDS encoding SDR family NAD(P)-dependent oxidoreductase, translating into MILNITSGAASSPYDGWSIYGSGKAAMDMITQIAAKETELRKQNFKIVAISPGVMDTGMQNQVRNAEPDHFSRLAKFENLASENKLVSPSIAAEKLIDLILNPYLLTETISRL; encoded by the coding sequence GTGATTTTAAATATAACTTCCGGAGCAGCGAGTTCACCTTATGATGGATGGAGTATTTATGGTTCCGGAAAAGCAGCGATGGATATGATTACTCAGATTGCTGCAAAAGAAACTGAATTGCGCAAACAAAATTTTAAAATAGTTGCTATTTCTCCCGGTGTTATGGATACTGGAATGCAAAATCAAGTGCGGAATGCCGAGCCAGATCATTTTAGTCGCTTAGCGAAATTTGAGAATCTGGCCTCAGAAAACAAATTAGTCTCTCCTTCTATTGCTGCAGAAAAATTGATTGATTTAATATTAAATCCCTATTTACTTACAGAAACAATTTCAAGATTATGA
- the aroC gene encoding chorismate synthase, giving the protein MPGSSFGKIFRIHTFGESHGVAIGVIIDGCPPGLQLDMSFMENEMQRRKPGQSKITTQRKEADALEILSGVFEGVTTGTPIAIIIRNEDQRSKDYSHIANAYRPSHADYTYDVKYGFRDYRGGGRSSARETAARVAAGSIAKQLLQKIGVEVYAYVHAVGDIVLQKKYQELDLTKTDDNIMRCPDEDTANKMIALVSEIKKQGDTIGGVITGVVKNYPAGMGEPVFDKLHADIGKAMLSINAVKAFEIGSGFEGTKQQGSTHNDIFENIDGKIFTRTNNSGGIQGGISNGMDIYFNVGFKPVATILRPQDSVNKEGDSVTVEGKGRHDPCVLPRAVPIVEAMTALVLIDHLLLQNAMQLPKIMHEKNCSSLENTNRFNTRNYLGNYQQFFKMEQFY; this is encoded by the coding sequence ATGCCGGGAAGTAGTTTTGGAAAAATATTCAGAATACACACATTTGGTGAATCGCATGGTGTTGCCATTGGTGTAATTATAGATGGCTGTCCTCCGGGATTGCAATTAGATATGTCGTTCATGGAAAATGAAATGCAGCGACGCAAACCTGGTCAATCAAAAATTACAACGCAGCGCAAAGAAGCAGATGCATTAGAAATTTTAAGCGGTGTATTTGAAGGTGTAACTACCGGAACTCCAATCGCAATTATTATTCGCAATGAAGATCAACGCTCAAAGGATTATTCGCATATTGCCAATGCATACAGACCATCTCATGCGGATTATACTTACGATGTGAAATATGGATTCAGAGATTATCGTGGTGGTGGTCGTTCATCTGCAAGAGAAACTGCAGCAAGAGTTGCAGCGGGAAGTATTGCAAAACAATTGTTGCAGAAAATAGGTGTGGAAGTGTATGCGTATGTGCATGCAGTAGGCGATATTGTTTTACAAAAAAAATATCAGGAATTAGATCTTACAAAAACCGATGATAATATTATGCGATGTCCGGATGAAGACACGGCGAATAAAATGATTGCATTAGTTTCTGAAATAAAAAAACAAGGAGATACAATTGGTGGAGTGATTACCGGTGTTGTAAAAAATTATCCTGCAGGAATGGGTGAACCAGTTTTTGATAAATTACATGCGGATATTGGTAAAGCAATGTTGAGTATTAATGCAGTAAAAGCATTTGAAATAGGAAGTGGATTTGAGGGAACAAAACAACAGGGAAGTACACATAACGATATCTTTGAAAATATAGATGGAAAAATATTTACCCGCACTAATAATTCTGGAGGAATTCAAGGTGGTATCAGCAATGGAATGGATATTTATTTCAACGTTGGATTTAAACCAGTTGCTACTATTTTACGTCCCCAGGATTCTGTAAATAAAGAAGGTGATTCCGTTACTGTGGAGGGAAAAGGCAGACATGATCCTTGTGTGTTGCCTCGTGCTGTTCCAATTGTTGAGGCAATGACTGCACTAGTATTAATTGATCATTTATTATTGCAGAATGCAATGCAACTACCAAAAATAATGCATGAAAAAAATTGCTCTTCACTGGAAAATACTAATCGGTTTAATACTCGGAATTATCTGGGCAATTATCAGCAGTTTTTTAAAATGGAGCAGTTTTACTAA
- a CDS encoding SDR family NAD(P)-dependent oxidoreductase, translating into MRYWIITGTSKGLGKALAEILLKDSNNVVFGISRTNTFDHPNFHFIKTDLSDVNQLLDFQFPDLIFPELIVLINNAATLGAIKYTGDLENSTIINAQTLNTIAPHVLMNGFIKNIMTIMKFRK; encoded by the coding sequence ATGCGATATTGGATTATTACGGGCACCAGCAAAGGTTTAGGAAAAGCTTTAGCAGAAATATTGTTAAAGGATAGCAACAACGTAGTGTTTGGAATTTCTCGTACAAATACTTTTGATCATCCCAACTTTCATTTTATTAAAACAGATCTTTCAGATGTCAATCAATTATTAGATTTTCAATTTCCTGATTTAATATTTCCTGAATTAATTGTATTGATTAATAATGCAGCAACATTAGGAGCTATAAAATATACAGGAGATTTGGAGAATTCTACAATTATCAATGCACAAACTTTAAATACTATTGCACCGCATGTGTTGATGAATGGATTTATAAAAAATATCATGACGATAATGAAATTTCGAAAGTGA
- a CDS encoding amidohydrolase family protein: MVFYAAVARKDQNGYPENGFQKGEALTRKEALQATTIWAAKAAWEDYEKGSIEAGKFADLVILENDIMQIPEEEIFNSKVIMTISAGKIVYQKVNGE; this comes from the coding sequence TTGGTTTTTTATGCAGCAGTTGCACGCAAAGATCAAAACGGATATCCCGAAAATGGATTTCAAAAAGGAGAAGCATTAACACGAAAGGAAGCATTACAAGCCACCACTATCTGGGCAGCAAAAGCAGCCTGGGAAGATTATGAAAAGGGAAGTATTGAAGCCGGGAAATTTGCTGATCTTGTAATACTCGAAAACGATATTATGCAAATTCCCGAAGAAGAAATTTTTAATTCAAAAGTGATTATGACCATTTCGGCAGGTAAGATTGTGTATCAGAAGGTGAATGGTGAATAG